The sequence CGCTGGCGGGCCGGCTGGGCGAGCGGGTGACGGGGGAAGCGGTCACGATCTGGGACAACGGTCTGGACCGGCGGACGATTCCGCAGGCGTTCGATTACGAGGGGATGCCGAAACGTCGGATCGCGCTCATCGAGGACGGCATGGCGAAGGCGGTGGCGACGAACTACGCGGTGGCGCGGCGGTTGGGGAAATGGCGTTCGACGGGGCACGGCCTGCCGGCGACGAGCGCGGGCGAGTGCCTGCCGATGCACTTATTTTTGAAGGGCGGGCGTTCGAGCGCGCGGCGTCTGGTCGCGGAGATGAAGTGCGGCCTCGTGGTGACGCGGTTTCATTACACGAACATCCTGGACCCGATGAAGACGGTCCTGACGGGGATGACGCGGGACGGGACGTTCCTGGTGGAGGACGGGGAAATCGTGGCCCCGGTGCGGAACTTGCGGTATACCCAGAACGTGTTGGAGGCACTGGGTCGGATGGACGGGGCGTCGCGGCGGCTCGTGCTCGTGCGCGGGCCGTACGTGGTGCCGACGGTGCGGATCCGCGGGGTGCAGTTCACGGGGACGACGGAGTTTTGAGAAGTGCGGAGTGCGGAGTGGGGAGTGTGGAGTGCGAAATGAAAGGGGGTCGCCATGCCGACGCCATCGGGCGAGTACAGAACCATCAAGGCTTTAGTGCTCGACTACATTCATCGTACAAACGGGCGGGTTGATTACGATGCTCTAACGTCCGAGGTGAAGAAGCACTTTCCCCAGAGCCTTTGGAAGAAAACACACTGGGTGTGGTACCGTTATCAAGCGACGCGGGGGCGGTTTAGGGACCTCTTGTCCGAAAAGGAGCGTGAGAACCTTCGAGCCGAAAAGGGCGAATGCCGGCGCGTCGGCAGAACAGCACCTGTCGCGCCCACCGCCGAGGCAGAGAGGCAGCCGATGGCAAGAGGCCCCCAGGCGCGCGATCCGGAGGTCAAACAGTTGGCCGACCCGATTCTGAACCGCGTGCGTTGCTTGATTGCGCGTGCCGCAGGCAAGGATGAGGTCCTGACGTTCAAGATCAACCGTTGGATATTCGCGCGACTCCTCCAGGACGAGATCCGCGTGAAGCGGCCTATCAAAAAGGCGCTCTGGGATTCGGGCCAGACAAGTTGCCAAGTCTGCCGCAAGGAATTCCATTCCCTCAAGGGCGTGGAAATCCACCGCAAAGACAGCACCAAGGGTTACAGCGAGAATAACTGCCTGCTGACCTGCCGCGAGTGTCACCAAGAACTTGCAGGCTAGCTGAAAGGCGTTTGTAGCCGGTTTCGCACGGCGGGTAAACCTGCGGGGCGCGCAGCGAAGGAGAGCGGGCGATGGCGAAAATTGCGATGATCGGGGCGGGAAGCCTGGTGTTCGCGAAGACCCTCGCGATGGACATCCTGGCGACGCCGGCCCTCCGGGGCGCGGAAATCCGCCTCATGAGCCGCACCAGACCGAAACTCGCGCAGATGGAACGGTTCGTCGAGCGCGTGATCCGCACGAATGGGTGCGAGGCGACGGTGTCGGCGACGCTGGACCGTCGCGAGGCGCTCCAGGGCGCGGACTACGTCATCGCGATGCTGCAGGTGGGCGGTCTGGAGGTGTTCCGCTCCGATTACGAGATCCCGCTGCGCTGGGGCGTGGACCAGTGCATCGGCGACACGCTCGGGCCGGGGGGCGTGATGCGGGCGCTGCGGACGATCCCGGTGATGGTCGAACTGGCGCGCGACATGGAGGCGCTCTGCCCGGAGGCGCTCCTCTTAAACTATGTCAATCCGATGGGTGCGGTGTGCGCGGCGCTGGGGCGGTCGGCCTCCGTCCAGTTCATCGGCCTGTGCCACGGTGTGCAGACGACGCTCGACCTGGTGAGCCGATACGTCGGCGTGCCGAAGGGCGAGATCGATTTCCTCGCGGCGGGGATCAACCACATGGCGTGGTTTCTGAGGCTGCGGGACAAGCGCGACGGTCGGGACCTCAATCCCATCTTGCGTGAACAGATCGAGAAGCCCGCCTATTACGTGAACGAGAAGGTGCGGTGCGAGGTGATGCGGCACTTCGGGTACTTCATGACGGAGAGCACGGGGCACCTGTCGGAATACCTGCCGTGGTTCCGCAGCCACAAGCGGGCCATGGACCTTTACTGCGACCAGCCGGACTTCGGCGGGGCGTCGGGGGCGTACTACCGCTACTCCACGATGCTGAAGGAGAAATACGAGGGCGTGGATTACCTGGAGGCGGAGGACCCGAAGATCCGCGGGCGGAGCGTCGAGTATTGCTCGTACATCC is a genomic window of Planctomycetota bacterium containing:
- the melA gene encoding alpha-galactosidase, with amino-acid sequence MAKIAMIGAGSLVFAKTLAMDILATPALRGAEIRLMSRTRPKLAQMERFVERVIRTNGCEATVSATLDRREALQGADYVIAMLQVGGLEVFRSDYEIPLRWGVDQCIGDTLGPGGVMRALRTIPVMVELARDMEALCPEALLLNYVNPMGAVCAALGRSASVQFIGLCHGVQTTLDLVSRYVGVPKGEIDFLAAGINHMAWFLRLRDKRDGRDLNPILREQIEKPAYYVNEKVRCEVMRHFGYFMTESTGHLSEYLPWFRSHKRAMDLYCDQPDFGGASGAYYRYSTMLKEKYEGVDYLEAEDPKIRGRSVEYCSYILEAHQTDVPFRLNGNVRNDGYITNLPAGCCVEVPVFVDGRGFHPERVGDLPAGCAALNRSNVAVQELTVEAALAGDPERAMQAIAVDPLTSAVLTLKEAREMTAELLRAEAPWLPQFEGKRLRPAPTIAIPKDVRAVEVPLDPALVIARRFGELAESKVPAKGARKPKPPARKPGAARTRKKGRKQ
- a CDS encoding metallopeptidase TldD-related protein; this encodes LAGRLGERVTGEAVTIWDNGLDRRTIPQAFDYEGMPKRRIALIEDGMAKAVATNYAVARRLGKWRSTGHGLPATSAGECLPMHLFLKGGRSSARRLVAEMKCGLVVTRFHYTNILDPMKTVLTGMTRDGTFLVEDGEIVAPVRNLRYTQNVLEALGRMDGASRRLVLVRGPYVVPTVRIRGVQFTGTTEF